A region from the Fusarium musae strain F31 chromosome 1, whole genome shotgun sequence genome encodes:
- a CDS encoding hypothetical protein (EggNog:ENOG41), with translation MMPSFKRLHGRALVATAPVYCSGPAASSTIKMTPSSASWTTYLWRIILSVLAPSSALLQFGSWAASVLGPPVHELYLQPHFSALQKAPIQTGIPFEVSTTPEFNCFSPNLPNITIYATGGTIAGSASSADQTTGYQSAALSVQSLIDAVPQLCNIANVRGVQFANTDSIDMSSDMLQALAKEIQADLNSPSTQGAVVTHGTDTLDESAFFLDLTIQSDKPVVVTGSMRPATAISADGPMNLLSSVTLAASENARGRGVMIAINDRIGSARFTTKVNANHLDAFQAPDSGLLGTFVNIQPVFFYPPSRPLGHHHFKLPSRPPSSALPQVDILYAYQELSVGMFKAAVDLGARGIVLAGLGAGFWTSKGTEEIRRIVRETNIPVIVSRRPEGGFVGPCQAGIGAGFLNPQKARIQLQLALEAKMDNDAIRALFEHAGVH, from the coding sequence ATGATGCCCAGCTTTAAACGGCTTCACGGCCGCGCCTTGGTTGCTACGGCTCCGGTTTACTGCTCCGGACCAGCTGCTTCGTCGACCATCAAGATGACCCCTTCATCGGCTTCGTGGACAACTTACCTGTGGCGAATCATCCTGAGTGTGTTGGCCCCTTCATCGGCGCTGCTCCAGTTTGGTTCATGGGCGGCTTCAGTCTTGGGCCCTCCTGTTCATGAGCTGTatcttcaacctcacttCTCCGCACTGCAAAAGGCGCCAATACAGACAGGCATTCCCTTTGAAGTCTCAACTACCCCTGAGTTCAACTGCTTCAGTCCGAATCTTCCAAATATCACCATCTATGCGACAGGGGGCACTATCGCTGGATCTGCTAGTTCGGCTGACCAAACGACGGGGTATCAATCAGCTGCGCTGAGTGTCCAATCTCTCATTGATGCGGTGCCACAGCTGTGCAATATTGCCAACGTGAGAGGTGTTCAATTCGCCAACACAGACAGTATAGACATGAGTTCAGACATGCTACAAGCGTTGGCGAAGGAAATCCAGGCCGATCTCAACAGTCCATCTACACAAGGTGCTGTTGTGACGCACGGAACCGACACTCTGGATGAGTCGGCTTTCTTCCTTGATCTCACGATCCAGAGCGACAAACCCGTGGTTGTAACGGGTTCTATGCGTCCTGCAACAGCCATAAGCGCTGATGGGCCCATGAATTTGCTGTCTTCTGTGACTTTGGCTGCCAGTGAGAACGCCAGAGGCAGGGGAGTCATGATTGCCATCAACGACCGCATCGGATCTGCTCGCTTCACGACAAAGGTGAACGCCAACCATCTCGATGCTTTTCAAGCTCCTGATAGCGGCCTGTTGGGAACATTTGTCAATATCCAGCCCGTCTTCTTTTATCCGCCATCACGGCCCCTGGGTCACCACCATTTCAAATTACCGTCCCGACCTCCGTCATCAGCTTTGCCTCAAGTGGACATCCTCTACGCTTACCAGGAGCTCAGTGTTGGCATGTTCAAGGCGGCTGTTGATCTCGGCGCACGAGGCATCGTCCTCGCAGGCCTTGGTGCTGGATTCTGGACTTCCAAGGGCACTGAAGAGATCCGACGCATAGTACGTGAAACCAACATCCCCGTGATAGTGAGCCGTCGACCAGAAGGCGGTTTCGTGGGACCCTGTCAGGCAGGAATTGGAGCTGGTTTCCTTAACCCCCAAAAGGCGAGGATCCAGCTCCAACTCGCGCTTGAGGCTAAGATGGACAACGACGCCATCCGAGCTCTTTTTGAGCACGCGGGAGTGCACTAA